From the genome of Roseofilum capinflatum BLCC-M114, one region includes:
- a CDS encoding DUF433 domain-containing protein, which produces MSDLNDSLLSRITFDRQIFAGKPIIRGMRISVAMILELLAKGASMPEILEDYPDLEIADIYAALFYAYRLIDSEEIIERSIAS; this is translated from the coding sequence ATGTCCGATCTGAATGATTCATTATTGTCAAGAATTACGTTCGATCGCCAGATCTTTGCTGGCAAGCCAATTATTCGAGGGATGAGAATTTCCGTTGCCATGATTTTAGAATTGTTGGCCAAAGGAGCATCAATGCCAGAGATTTTAGAGGATTATCCTGACCTGGAAATCGCTGATATTTATGCCGCTCTGTTCTATGCCTATCGTCTCATCGATAGTGAAGAAATAATTGAGCGATCGATTGCATCATAA